In Acidobacteriota bacterium, the genomic stretch CCCCCCCACCCCCCCCCCCCCCCCCCCCGCCCCCCCCCCCCCCCCCCCCCCCCCCGGCCGGGAGGCGGCGGGCGGGAGACGTGGCGCGGGAAGCGAATCCCCGACGCCGAGAGCGAAAAAGACGGACAATGGACACCGAACGCGAAACGGGGATCTGATGGTGAACGCACTGCAGTCGCCGAGGCG encodes the following:
- a CDS encoding TPM domain-containing protein, yielding MSVFFALGVGDSLPAPRLPPAASRPGGGGGGGGAGGGGGGVGG